The window CCACGAACAAAAATGAATGTTTGAGGTTGTTGCTCTATATAAAATATTTATTAATTCTAATTACTAACTAGTAATTATGTAATTGATATTTCAGGGTTCATTCCCCAACTTGGAAGATTTAGGCTTGGGCATTATGGAGAATTGGGATAGTCCGCCACTCCACTTGTTTAAGACACTAAAATCTCTTTATACTTACGCACACACCAACTCAACTTTAAATTCCCTTGAGAAATTACTTGGTCTTGAAAAAGTCAATGGAGAAGAAATACATGCAGCTACGGATGGGACCTTCCCAGTTTTAAGAGAGTTGCACCTTTGCGGGATGCAGAAGGTGATGAATCTTGGGGATGATAGCTCCGGATCAGCAGCTCCATATTTCCCCATAGTGGAAATTCTGGAGATAGCGGACTGTGAAAGCTTAAAGAATTTAAGATCACCAGCAATATCCTTCAACAATCTAACAACTCTGCAAGTAAGTCGTTGTAAGGGATTGAAATACTTGATATCTTTCTCCATGGCCAAAAGTTTGATGCAACTCACTACACTAGAAGTTTGTGATTGTGAGGAGATGATAGAAATAGTTGCAAGCAATGGAAATGACGGATCAGAAAATGAGATTGAATTCAAGGTGTTGAAACAATTGGAACTATCTGCTCTACCGAGTCTGAGAGGTTTCTGCTCGAAAACTCGCATTGTCAAATTTCCATTACTGGAAAATTTATTGATGACCGGTTGTTCTGAACTGGAAGGATTCATCTTTGATCCTACGGATAAAAGTACACTTGGCAACAATGTGAAAGACACCAGCTCACATGAAAACACTGATAATGGAGTAGTGCAACGATTCCTTTTCGACAACAAGGTGAACTAACTAATAATACTCAACTTTCTTTACCAATTTAATTCAGATCATATCTGCATAGCTTCATTTCCACAGTTGTAAATTTTTATACAGGTTGAATTTCCGAAGTTGACGAGTTTGTCTCTCAAGGGTCTAACCAAGTTGACCACAATATGGAATACACAAATACAGGAGACATCAGCAGCACCACAGCCGAGAACTTTTGATTGTGAGAATCTAGAATATGTGGAGATTGATACGTGTGAGAGTTTGAAAAGCATTTTTCCATTGTGTGTGGCTAGAAATCTCCAGGAGTTAAAAAGTCTCATAGTGAAGAATTGCGAAGTGAAGGAAATCGTTGCAAGAGAGGAGGGAACACAAACAATATTTAAATTTGTGTTTCCAAAAGTAACATTTGTGATGTTTGAGAAGTTGTCCCAGCTCATAAACTTCTACCCCGGGATGCACGTCTGTAGCTGGCCATTGCTTAATGATTTGGGAATGTATGAATGCGACAAAGTGGACATATTTGCTAAAGAAATTTCTAGTTTCCAACAAAAGCGTGAGGTGCAAAGTTACAGTACTCCTCCTCTACTTGATCGGCAATCTTTCTTTTCTGTTGACAAGGTACAATTATTTCATATACTTTTCTTCGTTAATTTTCTCTCTGCATCCAAATTTTAATCTGATTTGTCTGTTATATATGTTTTGACTATATTTTAGGATTCATTTCCCAACTTGGAGCGGTTGGGCTTGAATGCAATGGAGTTCTCCAATGGTCCACTCCCGGCAGCAGCGCAGTTGTTTGGCAAACTAAAGAAACTGGATGTTTGTTGTCCAGAGTCCAAGTCACTTGTTTTCCTTGACAAATTACTCCTCGACCCAGCTGAAGGAAACAGCTCTGCTAGTGCGGTTGAGATAAGGACCCAGCAGCTCCCGCATTTGAAAGAGTTGCGGCTTGTTCGAATGAAGAAGCTGATGCATCTAGGCCAAGAGGATAGGGAGGATAACTCACGATCGGCCCCTCGTATCCCAAATATTCCGAACCTGGAAATTCTAGTCGTGAACGGTTGTCACAGCTTAAGGAATCTGAGATCCTCCGCAATATCCTTCAACAACCTAACAAATTTACAAGTAAGTTGGTGCTTGGAATTGAAATACTTGATAACTTACTCCATGGCCGACAATTTGATGCAACTCACAACACTGGAAGTTGAGGGGTGCCAAAGACTGGTGGAAATAGTGGGAAGCAATGATGACCACGATTCAACAGATGATGAGATTACATTCCCAAGGTTGAAACATCTGAAACTATCTTATCTACCAAGACTGCAGGGATTTTGCTCCGGAAATTGCCTCGCTAAATTCCCGTCCTTGGAAACTTCAACCAT of the Fragaria vesca subsp. vesca linkage group LG6, FraVesHawaii_1.0, whole genome shotgun sequence genome contains:
- the LOC101312946 gene encoding uncharacterized protein LOC101312946, which produces MTGCSELEGFIFDPTDKSTLGNNVKDTSSHENTDNGVVQRFLFDNKVEFPKLTSLSLKGLTKLTTIWNTQIQETSAAPQPRTFDCENLEYVEIDTCESLKSIFPLCVARNLQELKSLIVKNCEVKEIVAREEGTQTIFKFVFPKVTFVMFEKLSQLINFYPGMHVCSWPLLNDLGMYECDKVDIFAKEISSFQQKREVQSYSTPPLLDRQSFFSVDKDSFPNLERLGLNAMEFSNGPLPAAAQLFGKLKKLDVCCPESKSLVFLDKLLLDPAEGNSSASAVEIRTQQLPHLKELRLVRMKKLMHLGQEDREDNSRSAPRIPNIPNLEILVVNGCHSLRNLRSSAISFNNLTNLQVSWCLELKYLITYSMADNLMQLTTLEVEGCQRLVEIVGSNDDHDSTDDEITFPRLKHLKLSYLPRLQGFCSGNCLAKFPSLETSTMSNRLKFKIFATDDQSIRLTNEEGDTDVDAAEEELTAEDEINSANTDLISQPRFTIPVLHISSIAHLFWSNISGRLFTKLCSRGRVKLTAWATRIKCFEKMLVWGICCISILMLLLIYMCPSITSSTWQ